One window of Methanogenium organophilum genomic DNA carries:
- a CDS encoding archaemetzincin family Zn-dependent metalloprotease, with translation MSFLIFWDRTAPNGLQVPVAQAIGAVLGVPVLLEENPVMLRGFDRGRNQYNASKILTDMQDIYTRQHGIGDYILIVTGKDLYIPGHDFVFGLARPSVRAGIISTTRLENSYYQRKGDIYDTIDRAVKEGTHEFCHMLGLDHCANSECIMFCPTTLDELDRKRKTLCPACQRKLEAAKKYF, from the coding sequence ATGAGTTTCCTTATCTTTTGGGATAGAACAGCACCAAATGGCCTTCAGGTCCCGGTAGCACAGGCCATCGGGGCAGTTCTGGGAGTCCCCGTCTTACTGGAGGAAAATCCGGTTATGCTCCGTGGCTTCGACCGTGGACGGAACCAGTATAACGCATCAAAAATCCTTACCGACATGCAGGACATCTATACCCGCCAGCACGGCATCGGGGACTACATCCTCATCGTAACCGGGAAAGACCTCTATATTCCGGGCCACGATTTTGTCTTTGGCCTCGCCCGTCCTTCAGTGCGTGCAGGTATCATCTCCACAACCCGGCTGGAAAACAGCTACTATCAGCGGAAAGGTGACATATATGATACGATTGACCGGGCTGTGAAGGAAGGCACCCATGAATTCTGCCACATGCTGGGTCTTGACCACTGCGCGAACAGCGAATGCATCATGTTCTGTCCGACGACACTGGACGAACTGGACCGAAAACGAAAGACCCTCTGTCCGGCATGCCAGAGGAAACTGGAAGCCGCAAAGAAATATTTCTGA
- a CDS encoding histone family protein: MANDLPIAAVVRIAKNNGAERVGSDAAQAIADAAQEYIAELTKEASKYAKHAGRKTIKKEDVDLAVNELNL; this comes from the coding sequence ATGGCGAATGATCTACCTATCGCTGCAGTCGTGAGGATTGCAAAAAACAACGGTGCTGAGAGAGTTGGCAGCGATGCCGCACAGGCAATCGCAGATGCTGCTCAGGAGTACATTGCAGAGCTGACCAAAGAAGCAAGCAAGTACGCAAAGCACGCTGGCCGAAAGACGATCAAGAAAGAAGATGTTGACCTTGCAGTCAATGAACTGAACCTTTAA
- the hisB gene encoding imidazoleglycerol-phosphate dehydratase HisB: MRQAEITRKTNETDITITVDLDTEGTIAIDTGIPFFDHMLESCARHGRFGLTVKAMGDLEIDCHHTIEDTAIVLGEALREALGEKRGIQRFAHMAVPMDEAIAVVTLDLGGRGYLVYDAAFSPNGFGKIPADIFEHFFYSLCIKAGITAHMKATGRNDHHICEALFKTFGVAFRMASEELPGRTDIPSTKGII, translated from the coding sequence ATGAGACAGGCGGAAATAACACGAAAAACGAATGAGACGGATATCACCATCACCGTGGACCTGGATACCGAAGGTACGATAGCAATCGATACCGGGATCCCGTTCTTCGACCACATGCTGGAATCCTGTGCACGCCACGGGAGGTTTGGCCTGACGGTGAAAGCGATGGGGGACCTTGAAATCGACTGCCACCACACCATCGAGGACACGGCAATTGTCCTTGGCGAGGCGCTCCGTGAGGCACTGGGGGAGAAACGGGGCATTCAGCGGTTCGCACACATGGCAGTGCCCATGGACGAAGCAATCGCGGTGGTCACGCTGGACCTTGGGGGACGGGGATATCTCGTGTATGACGCGGCGTTCTCACCGAACGGGTTCGGAAAAATCCCTGCGGACATCTTTGAACATTTCTTCTACTCACTCTGTATCAAAGCAGGTATCACCGCCCATATGAAGGCCACCGGCAGAAACGATCACCATATCTGTGAGGCACTCTTCAAAACCTTCGGTGTCGCTTTCAGAATGGCATCAGAGGAACTGCCCGGACGGACTGATATCCCGAGCACAAAAGGAATAATCTGA
- a CDS encoding ATP-binding cassette domain-containing protein, which translates to MIPQGHHTEGIIIKSRDIAIVGILLAIGAILRYLLNILPTAIVSNPIIALYCLAIILIRPNVRDTIGIGIVAGIVSALISHSIFPPANLISEPLGALVCMALYSATRKHIPVAPTVATFGATLVSGFTFLAVSIVVITAGFISAPGDGFTVSAFIVAVSPIVILTAVANAIITQVLYIPSAKILMRGAKGEDKQVHMAMAEEESDDPETPAFRFADFSYTYPQGNAPALSDITLTIPKGECVLVNGTTGAGKTTFCLAAAGVLCHEYEGTMEGTLSLSGRDVRSYEDMGDIGRRVGVVFDDADAQLIFTTVEEEILSGLENRGLRPEDVRTRLEEMLTFTNLTDLRYRAPHSLSGGQKQRVALASTLASGTECLILDEATAELDTSATESIIGILAKLKEAGKTIIVVEQKPRELASIADRVVTIVGGRMTKDETAAEFFATYPDEQEREEELVDTASVARTGEPQVTVRDLVHRYGKAAPALSGVSLDIYAGELTAIIGENGSGKTTLVKHFNGLLRPTSGTVTVCGLNAADETVTRLAQQAGLVFQNPDTMLFEDTVVREMQFGMKNIGIDPAASEKRIREVLAMVGLEGRESQFPRAMSRGERQRLAIACVVAMKPDVIILDEPTTGLDTEEAERIMGILQSLAGAGHSVIMVSHDMSIVKQHAQRIIRMDGGQIMSDSTRMHGGAA; encoded by the coding sequence ATGATACCCCAGGGGCATCATACGGAGGGGATTATCATCAAATCACGTGATATCGCCATTGTCGGAATTCTTCTGGCAATTGGCGCCATTCTCCGGTATTTATTGAATATTCTCCCCACCGCGATTGTATCGAATCCCATCATCGCACTCTACTGCCTTGCAATCATCCTGATCCGTCCAAATGTCAGGGACACCATCGGCATCGGCATCGTGGCAGGGATTGTATCCGCATTGATCAGCCATTCGATATTCCCGCCGGCAAACCTCATCTCGGAACCACTGGGTGCACTCGTCTGTATGGCCCTGTATTCAGCGACACGAAAACACATACCGGTTGCACCCACAGTGGCCACCTTCGGCGCCACTCTCGTGAGCGGATTCACGTTCCTTGCCGTTAGCATCGTGGTCATCACTGCAGGCTTCATATCCGCACCCGGAGACGGGTTTACCGTGAGTGCCTTCATCGTCGCGGTGTCACCCATCGTCATCCTCACCGCCGTTGCAAACGCCATCATTACGCAGGTGCTCTACATCCCGTCCGCAAAGATCCTGATGCGGGGGGCGAAAGGAGAGGACAAACAGGTGCATATGGCGATGGCAGAGGAAGAATCGGATGACCCGGAGACACCGGCATTCCGGTTCGCGGACTTCTCCTATACCTATCCGCAGGGGAACGCCCCCGCACTCAGTGACATAACCCTCACCATACCAAAGGGCGAGTGTGTCCTTGTGAACGGGACCACCGGAGCGGGAAAGACCACTTTCTGTCTTGCAGCAGCGGGTGTGCTCTGCCACGAATACGAAGGAACGATGGAGGGTACACTTTCCCTCTCCGGGCGGGATGTACGCAGCTACGAGGACATGGGAGACATCGGACGCAGGGTCGGCGTTGTCTTTGACGATGCCGATGCGCAGCTGATATTCACCACCGTCGAAGAAGAGATCCTCTCCGGCCTTGAGAACCGTGGACTCCGGCCGGAAGATGTCCGGACACGCCTGGAAGAGATGCTCACCTTCACCAACCTCACCGACCTCCGTTACCGTGCCCCCCATTCACTCTCCGGAGGGCAAAAGCAACGGGTAGCCCTTGCCTCCACTCTTGCATCCGGCACAGAATGCCTGATTCTGGACGAGGCAACCGCAGAACTCGATACCTCCGCAACAGAGAGCATTATCGGTATTCTTGCAAAGCTCAAAGAGGCGGGCAAGACCATCATCGTTGTCGAACAAAAACCCCGCGAACTCGCTTCCATCGCGGACCGGGTCGTAACAATTGTTGGCGGCCGCATGACAAAAGACGAAACAGCAGCGGAATTCTTTGCTACCTATCCCGATGAACAGGAGCGTGAAGAGGAACTGGTGGACACCGCATCGGTTGCCCGCACGGGCGAACCACAGGTTACGGTGCGGGATCTGGTTCACCGCTACGGGAAGGCGGCACCCGCCCTCTCCGGGGTCAGCCTGGACATATACGCCGGTGAACTCACCGCCATCATCGGTGAGAACGGGTCGGGGAAGACAACCCTTGTCAAACACTTCAACGGCCTGTTGCGCCCGACATCCGGAACCGTAACCGTCTGCGGACTCAATGCAGCGGATGAGACAGTCACCCGTCTCGCACAGCAGGCGGGCCTCGTCTTCCAGAACCCCGACACCATGCTCTTTGAAGATACAGTCGTCCGGGAGATGCAGTTCGGGATGAAGAATATCGGGATTGACCCGGCAGCATCCGAGAAACGGATCCGGGAGGTCCTTGCCATGGTCGGTCTCGAAGGACGTGAATCACAGTTCCCCCGCGCCATGAGCAGGGGGGAACGCCAGCGCCTCGCAATCGCCTGTGTTGTTGCAATGAAACCTGACGTCATCATCCTCGACGAACCGACCACCGGGCTTGACACCGAAGAGGCCGAACGGATTATGGGCATCCTGCAGTCCCTTGCGGGTGCCGGACATTCGGTGATCATGGTCAGCCACGACATGTCGATTGTAAAACAGCACGCACAGCGCATCATCCGGATGGATGGCGGGCAGATCATGTCAGACAGCACACGCATGCACGGAGGTGCAGCATAA
- a CDS encoding universal stress protein yields MKILVLLDGSMWSHKGALYALRIAREKKAEIVLFSVLDKRDSKSMAFNFCNQSNMCNRITNYESQIWRDMHKNINDEMMQLLLFFNREGIETETKVVEGTAADEIIKEAEGDGYGLIVMGAYGRNPRYGGNSLFTQLVSELQVPIFLAR; encoded by the coding sequence ATGAAGATACTGGTATTACTGGACGGCTCCATGTGGAGCCACAAGGGAGCGCTCTATGCACTCCGGATTGCACGGGAGAAGAAGGCGGAGATCGTTCTGTTCTCCGTACTTGACAAACGGGACTCAAAGTCCATGGCATTTAATTTCTGCAACCAGTCAAATATGTGCAACAGAATCACAAACTATGAATCCCAGATCTGGCGGGATATGCACAAAAACATCAACGATGAAATGATGCAGCTTCTGCTCTTCTTTAACCGGGAAGGCATCGAGACTGAAACAAAGGTGGTCGAAGGAACAGCAGCGGATGAGATCATCAAAGAGGCGGAAGGCGACGGATACGGCCTCATCGTCATGGGTGCATACGGGAGAAATCCACGATATGGCGGAAACAGCCTCTTCACACAACTGGTATCCGAACTACAGGTGCCCATCTTCCTGGCGCGCTGA
- the mtxX gene encoding methanogenesis marker protein Mmp4/MtxX, translating into MVIGIGAGTDPESVRATMERLSETIPLRCFTHSRNRDAFAGFDAVFSDTPEEALVQALYSGDIAAAIRGSLPSNSTLSALKRVAGVPRLERIAFLETAGGVRFLLAPVGVDEGWTVDEKVSFIVRARKMAPAFGVSDRVAVLSGGRLGDVGRHPAVDKTIADAEAVAARTGAFHAEILIESAVCSHGIIIAPDGISGNLIFRTLCLLGEGFAHGAPVANIDRIFVDTSRASSDYSNSVFIANSLLKK; encoded by the coding sequence GTGGTCATCGGGATTGGTGCCGGGACAGACCCGGAATCTGTCCGGGCGACCATGGAGAGGCTTTCGGAAACAATTCCACTTCGCTGTTTTACGCATTCCCGCAATCGGGATGCCTTTGCCGGTTTTGATGCCGTCTTTTCCGATACGCCGGAAGAGGCGTTGGTGCAGGCCCTCTACTCAGGCGATATTGCTGCGGCCATACGGGGGAGTCTGCCGTCCAACAGTACACTCTCTGCACTGAAACGGGTGGCAGGCGTCCCCCGACTGGAGCGGATCGCCTTTCTTGAAACGGCAGGCGGGGTACGGTTTCTCCTGGCACCGGTCGGGGTGGATGAAGGATGGACCGTTGACGAGAAGGTCTCCTTCATTGTACGGGCACGGAAGATGGCGCCTGCCTTCGGGGTGAGCGACCGTGTCGCCGTCCTTTCCGGGGGCCGCCTCGGAGACGTGGGACGTCATCCGGCGGTGGACAAAACGATTGCCGATGCAGAGGCGGTGGCCGCCCGCACCGGTGCTTTCCATGCAGAGATTCTGATCGAGTCGGCGGTCTGTTCCCACGGGATTATCATCGCCCCGGACGGGATATCCGGGAACCTCATTTTCCGTACATTATGCCTCCTCGGAGAGGGCTTTGCGCATGGAGCACCGGTGGCAAATATCGATAGAATTTTTGTCGATACTTCGCGCGCCTCTTCAGATTATTCCAATTCGGTATTCATTGCCAATTCGTTGTTAAAAAAATAA
- a CDS encoding ArsB/NhaD family transporter, with the protein MLTTVQLLALVVFIATYILIIDERIHRAVAAMAGAAVVVFLGIVPWESMLEHIDFGTIFLLMGMMIIINVARHSGLFEYIAIRTAKMAKGSPIMVLILFSVVTAIVSAFLDNVTTVLLLTPMLLYITKLMDLNPVPFLLAEIISSNVGGAATLIGDPPNIMIASSAGLTFNEFITTMGPIAAVDMVLVLILFLAVYGRSMKVTPEEKGIITKTINSLDEEGAITDRKLFKKSVTVILLVVFLFFIHSSIGVYLHVIFPFVDPSLALEPAEVALIGAAIILIWSRVQPDEIFEKIEWTALFFFAGLFVIVGALVNTGIIEMVSQFMISMVSTQFEAMFVIAWFSAFASAIVDNIPLTAALIPLIHDMSGTMDVYPLWWALSLGACMGGNGTAIAASANVVVLGVAEREGVAITFMQFLKIGMATLVITVAVGLVMLYAMFGML; encoded by the coding sequence ATGTTAACAACTGTACAGCTCCTTGCACTTGTCGTGTTCATTGCGACATATATCCTCATCATCGATGAGCGCATCCACCGGGCCGTTGCCGCGATGGCAGGCGCCGCGGTGGTCGTATTTCTGGGTATCGTCCCCTGGGAATCGATGCTTGAGCACATCGATTTTGGCACGATATTCCTGCTGATGGGCATGATGATCATCATCAATGTGGCCCGGCACAGCGGCCTCTTCGAGTATATTGCCATCCGCACCGCAAAGATGGCCAAAGGCAGTCCGATCATGGTGCTGATCCTGTTCTCGGTGGTGACAGCCATTGTCAGTGCCTTCCTCGACAATGTTACAACGGTGCTGCTCCTGACACCGATGCTGCTCTACATCACCAAACTGATGGACTTAAATCCCGTGCCCTTCCTCCTTGCAGAGATCATCTCATCCAACGTGGGTGGGGCGGCAACGCTCATCGGTGACCCCCCGAATATCATGATCGCCTCCTCAGCAGGCCTGACCTTCAACGAGTTCATCACCACGATGGGCCCGATTGCCGCAGTCGACATGGTGCTGGTCCTGATCCTCTTCCTCGCCGTCTACGGCAGGTCGATGAAAGTGACACCCGAGGAGAAGGGAATCATCACAAAGACCATCAACAGTCTTGATGAAGAAGGTGCGATCACCGACAGAAAGCTCTTCAAAAAGTCAGTGACAGTCATTCTCCTCGTGGTCTTCCTCTTCTTCATCCACAGTTCCATCGGCGTGTATCTGCACGTGATCTTCCCGTTTGTCGACCCCTCGCTTGCCCTTGAACCCGCGGAAGTCGCCCTCATCGGTGCGGCCATCATCCTGATATGGAGCAGGGTGCAGCCGGACGAGATATTTGAGAAGATTGAGTGGACGGCGCTCTTCTTCTTCGCCGGCCTTTTTGTCATCGTCGGTGCACTCGTGAATACGGGAATCATTGAGATGGTCTCTCAGTTCATGATCAGCATGGTCTCAACCCAGTTTGAGGCGATGTTTGTTATCGCCTGGTTCTCGGCCTTTGCCTCTGCGATTGTTGACAATATCCCGCTCACCGCAGCACTGATACCCCTCATTCACGATATGAGCGGCACGATGGACGTTTACCCCCTCTGGTGGGCGCTCTCCCTGGGTGCCTGCATGGGCGGAAACGGAACGGCCATTGCCGCCTCGGCAAACGTGGTCGTGCTCGGTGTCGCAGAACGGGAAGGAGTGGCAATTACCTTTATGCAGTTCCTGAAGATAGGAATGGCAACGCTGGTGATCACGGTCGCCGTTGGTCTTGTGATGCTCTATGCCATGTTCGGAATGCTCTAG
- a CDS encoding universal stress protein, whose amino-acid sequence MAYYQGLIKRKFKDVVGSKYETIQKEYSEYILTEEEMRPHEIKTVLLPLDYSVTDVSESICELLSTYENATVTLIYVTDAHIAEIIRSSLDDAAADEFVRKKEEYGARLLDDYEHCLTSRSIRCKRRILHGDKQQDILKLAPEFDMVTLPKCYASNHPDSCSVSANAILLAQSLTQPAIVF is encoded by the coding sequence ATGGCATACTATCAGGGACTCATTAAGCGTAAATTCAAGGATGTGGTCGGCTCAAAATACGAGACGATCCAGAAGGAATACAGCGAATATATTCTCACAGAAGAGGAGATGCGGCCGCACGAAATTAAAACAGTGCTGCTTCCGCTGGACTATTCTGTCACTGACGTATCGGAATCAATCTGTGAACTGCTTTCAACATACGAAAACGCGACGGTTACCCTGATATATGTCACCGATGCACATATCGCAGAGATCATAAGATCCTCTCTGGATGACGCCGCAGCCGACGAATTTGTCAGGAAAAAGGAGGAATATGGCGCCCGCCTTCTGGATGACTATGAACACTGCCTCACCTCTCGCAGCATTCGCTGCAAAAGGCGCATACTCCACGGAGACAAACAGCAGGACATCCTGAAACTGGCACCTGAGTTCGACATGGTCACCCTTCCGAAATGCTATGCGAGCAACCATCCCGACTCCTGTTCGGTGAGCGCAAACGCCATCCTTCTGGCCCAGTCCCTTACCCAGCCGGCAATTGTATTCTGA
- a CDS encoding UPF0146 family protein, which yields MGNYKHIEEHFSRFIIEHYRSATEVGVGRNFTVAESLAKAGVAVRTTDIFPQEPPEGIAFLRDDVCAPDTAWYRGSELIYAVRPGIEMMPCIIALARSVNADCVIYHLGNEIYERGGRIIDCGVVLHQYYSRR from the coding sequence ATGGGGAACTATAAGCATATTGAAGAGCATTTTTCCCGGTTTATCATCGAACATTACCGGTCAGCGACCGAAGTAGGGGTGGGAAGAAATTTCACGGTGGCCGAGTCGCTTGCGAAGGCCGGAGTCGCTGTTCGGACAACGGATATATTCCCACAGGAGCCGCCGGAGGGTATTGCCTTCCTCCGCGATGATGTCTGTGCACCCGATACGGCGTGGTATCGCGGCAGTGAACTCATCTATGCGGTTCGTCCGGGGATCGAGATGATGCCCTGTATCATCGCGCTCGCCCGGTCGGTGAATGCGGACTGTGTCATCTATCATCTGGGCAATGAGATCTACGAACGCGGCGGACGCATCATTGACTGCGGAGTCGTGCTCCACCAGTATTATTCGCGTAGATGA
- a CDS encoding replication factor C large subunit produces MDWAAQYRPQHLQDIVGNGSAIRQIAEWGRSWHTGVRPLILYGKPGIGKTTAAHALARDMGWDVIELNASDQRTKGVIEKIAGAGSTTASLTGTGRRLIIFDEADNIHGNADRGGARAIAEVIRSSLQPIILIANDLYGLDQSIRRLCDTVQFRALTTKTIAAHLHYICSREGVDCDAAALQQIADNSGGDMRSAVNSLSAAAIGTDHVSTAEVQTSQKDERTSIFELIKAIHAGADDDILLRYAREVNDTPDTIEQWIEESIGSVKDTEDKAYAYETLARADRFIGRTYRRQYYTLWKYASALMVMGPAEAAGGRGIHARIMPPERWRKMGTGRKQKSLRSNIMGKLGETYHIPGNALREDFFTPITKLIEADPEVYARALYLDRDELEFFIGDKTQAASIAKTLAKERREEERGYTKKKVKKGQKAEKETPKKAPDVQPTLTAEDDPPEAPPAQETVNEVADPKPAAAPEPVPDTSQKTLFDGF; encoded by the coding sequence ATGGACTGGGCTGCACAGTACAGACCTCAGCACCTGCAGGATATTGTTGGCAACGGCTCGGCAATCCGGCAGATCGCGGAGTGGGGACGTTCCTGGCATACCGGCGTGAGGCCACTCATCCTCTACGGAAAACCCGGAATCGGAAAGACAACCGCAGCCCATGCTCTCGCCCGTGACATGGGATGGGACGTCATTGAACTCAACGCAAGCGATCAGCGCACAAAAGGTGTCATTGAGAAGATTGCCGGCGCGGGCAGCACCACCGCAAGTCTCACCGGCACCGGACGGCGGCTCATCATCTTTGACGAGGCGGACAATATTCACGGCAATGCCGACCGGGGCGGCGCCCGTGCAATAGCAGAGGTCATCCGGTCGTCCCTTCAGCCCATCATTCTGATCGCAAACGATCTCTACGGCCTTGACCAGTCAATCCGCCGTCTCTGTGACACGGTGCAGTTTCGGGCGCTAACAACAAAGACCATCGCTGCCCACCTGCACTACATCTGTTCGCGGGAAGGGGTGGACTGTGACGCTGCCGCATTACAGCAAATCGCAGATAATTCCGGCGGGGACATGCGCTCGGCCGTAAACAGTCTGTCTGCTGCGGCAATCGGTACCGACCATGTGAGCACAGCCGAAGTGCAGACTTCACAGAAAGACGAACGCACATCCATATTCGAACTCATCAAAGCGATCCATGCCGGTGCGGACGATGACATCCTGCTGCGCTATGCACGTGAGGTGAACGATACACCCGACACCATTGAACAATGGATAGAGGAATCGATTGGCTCGGTGAAAGACACTGAGGATAAAGCGTATGCCTATGAAACCCTGGCCAGAGCGGACCGGTTTATCGGCCGCACCTACCGCCGTCAGTATTACACACTCTGGAAATATGCATCTGCCCTGATGGTCATGGGCCCTGCCGAGGCCGCCGGAGGACGGGGCATACACGCCCGCATCATGCCGCCGGAACGCTGGCGCAAAATGGGCACCGGACGCAAACAGAAATCGCTGAGAAGCAATATCATGGGAAAGCTCGGGGAGACATACCATATTCCCGGAAATGCACTCCGCGAGGACTTCTTCACCCCCATAACCAAACTCATCGAGGCGGATCCCGAAGTGTACGCACGCGCCCTGTACCTTGATCGCGACGAACTGGAATTCTTTATCGGAGATAAGACGCAGGCAGCCTCTATCGCCAAAACTCTTGCAAAAGAGCGGCGCGAGGAAGAGCGGGGCTACACAAAGAAGAAGGTGAAAAAGGGGCAGAAGGCAGAAAAAGAGACGCCGAAAAAAGCGCCGGACGTGCAGCCGACCCTCACCGCAGAGGATGACCCGCCGGAAGCACCCCCGGCACAGGAGACCGTGAATGAGGTCGCAGACCCGAAACCGGCAGCAGCACCCGAACCCGTGCCGGACACATCACAGAAGACACTCTTTGACGGGTTCTAG
- the hisA gene encoding 1-(5-phosphoribosyl)-5-[(5-phosphoribosylamino)methylideneamino]imidazole-4-carboxamide isomerase, translating to MKVFPAVDILNGTCVQLVQGNRENAVTYGDPVSRAKDWLQEGADALHVINLDGAFGAAEKNVGLIKEIIRSTGAEIQLGGGIRSTRDAAGWLDAGVTRVIIGTLAADNPDAITEIADIYGKEAVMAGVDARGGNVVVHGWEKTAGDLITMARLFEEKGAGSLLFTNVDVEGLCNGIAEEPVRRLREAVRIPVIASGGITTPQDVRIMREIGVEGIVLGSALYRGTITLKEAIEEAER from the coding sequence TATTTCCCGCTGTGGACATCCTGAACGGCACCTGTGTCCAGCTGGTGCAGGGCAACCGGGAAAACGCCGTCACATATGGCGACCCGGTTTCCCGTGCAAAGGACTGGCTGCAGGAAGGAGCAGACGCCCTCCATGTCATCAACCTGGACGGCGCATTCGGGGCGGCGGAGAAGAATGTCGGTCTGATCAAAGAGATCATCCGCTCCACCGGTGCCGAGATCCAGCTGGGCGGTGGCATCCGGAGCACCCGCGATGCAGCAGGCTGGCTGGATGCCGGTGTGACCCGCGTCATCATCGGCACGCTTGCGGCAGACAATCCGGACGCGATCACGGAGATTGCAGACATTTACGGCAAAGAAGCGGTGATGGCCGGTGTCGATGCACGGGGCGGCAACGTGGTCGTACATGGCTGGGAGAAGACAGCAGGTGACCTCATCACGATGGCCCGGCTCTTTGAAGAGAAGGGGGCAGGCTCTCTCCTCTTCACCAACGTGGATGTGGAAGGACTCTGTAACGGTATCGCAGAAGAACCGGTCAGGCGTCTGAGAGAGGCCGTGCGTATCCCGGTAATCGCGTCAGGAGGCATCACAACGCCGCAGGACGTCCGGATCATGCGTGAGATAGGTGTGGAGGGCATTGTACTCGGTTCAGCCCTGTACAGGGGCACTATCACCCTGAAAGAAGCAATAGAAGAGGCAGAGAGATGA
- a CDS encoding methanogenesis marker 2 protein has protein sequence MVECSTDEIADAIRAYDGVTRKRAIGEIIESLRLVTPNVPVSFGDDAALIQNGDSGLLLAADGIWSRLLDADPYWAGFCAVLVNVHDIAAMGGTPLAIVDILSVKDSDVCHEVLRGMYEASAKFCVPVVGGHLHPDAEMNVIDVAILGSVNPEYAIFSHTAGEGDRIVAAIDLEGRIHPSCALNWDSATLRTAEEVRAQIRVMHTLGTDKLVSAGKDISNPGVIGTLGMLLETSRKGASVCLDDIPRPDLDAIGITFDHWVRMYPGMGFVVTVPAESVDRVLELFSGVGMAAADIGVVTDSQKLIIRHGDAETTVFDLKKQGIMGIPTDN, from the coding sequence GTGGTAGAATGTTCCACAGACGAGATTGCTGATGCCATACGCGCCTATGATGGCGTTACCCGCAAACGTGCAATCGGAGAAATAATTGAATCACTCCGTCTGGTGACACCAAACGTCCCGGTCTCATTCGGGGATGACGCGGCGCTTATACAGAACGGAGATTCCGGCCTGCTCCTTGCAGCTGACGGCATCTGGAGCCGTCTTCTGGATGCGGATCCATACTGGGCAGGGTTCTGTGCAGTGCTGGTAAACGTACATGATATTGCTGCGATGGGGGGCACTCCTCTTGCTATTGTGGATATTTTGTCAGTAAAAGATTCCGATGTCTGTCATGAAGTGCTGAGAGGCATGTATGAGGCCTCTGCCAAGTTCTGTGTACCGGTGGTGGGAGGACACCTCCATCCGGATGCGGAGATGAATGTCATCGACGTGGCGATCCTCGGCTCAGTCAACCCTGAATATGCAATATTTTCTCACACCGCAGGGGAGGGTGACCGGATTGTCGCAGCGATTGACCTTGAAGGGCGGATACATCCGTCATGTGCGCTGAACTGGGATTCCGCCACGCTCAGAACGGCAGAGGAGGTGCGGGCACAGATTCGTGTGATGCACACTCTCGGTACCGATAAGCTGGTGAGTGCCGGGAAGGATATCAGCAATCCCGGTGTTATCGGTACGCTGGGAATGCTGCTTGAGACCAGCAGGAAGGGTGCCTCTGTCTGTCTCGATGATATTCCGCGGCCCGACCTGGATGCCATCGGGATCACCTTTGACCACTGGGTGCGTATGTATCCGGGAATGGGATTTGTCGTAACCGTCCCTGCCGAATCGGTTGACCGTGTTCTGGAGCTCTTTTCCGGTGTCGGCATGGCCGCAGCGGATATCGGGGTCGTAACGGATTCGCAGAAACTCATTATCCGTCATGGCGATGCGGAAACAACCGTCTTTGACCTGAAAAAGCAGGGAATCATGGGGATTCCCACTGATAACTGA